A section of the Humulus lupulus chromosome 2, drHumLupu1.1, whole genome shotgun sequence genome encodes:
- the LOC133815910 gene encoding uncharacterized protein LOC133815910 → MTYFSHKMTTPLQHSSKPTSFSFKMTSIRTSSYSIEEDVHLCHVYLDISQNPIIGINQSRDQMWARVELAYHSGQFSSQPRPRRSLQTRMTTILAAISKLRGCANQIENKNPSGASQEDILNQAKMLLAQDPKYIRGFKFAHVWSILKDCEKFTNDNTNSPARFQQQRRSFNSPQSCSSGFESPTSAPTGMSSFDLNMNEEEVPINLSKRPIGVKKAKGKQKSDEQFKKLMEQSQKLVNVIENGNFERNELLRQKVDVARMREENKILFMDMNSISDPEFRQFIQSERRKIYRSRAQTSEHGEQGEGSQYQGSQYRASQFQRSQYEEEHREGAEDEHQRSQNPSQDYSQYYDYLGGTENNF, encoded by the exons ATGACATATTTTTCACATAAGATGACCACACCTCTTCAACATAGTTCTAAACCAACTTCTTTCTCTTTCAAAATGACTTCAATTCGAACTTCTTCATACTCAATTGAAGAAGATGTGCACTTGTGTCATGTGTATCTTGACATTTCTCAAAATCCAATCATAGGAATTAACCAATCCAGAGATCAgatgtgggcaagagttgaattAGCATATCACTCTGGGCAGTTTAGTAGTCAACCTCGACCGAGAAGATCTTTGCAAACTCGAATGACGACCATTCTTGCGGCAATTTCAAAATTGAGGGGATGCGCCAaccaaattgaaaataaaaatccaAGTGGTGCTTCTCAAGAAGATATT TTAAATCAAGCGAAGATGCTATTAGCACAAGATCCAAAGTACATAAGAGGGTTCAAATTTGCTCATGTGTGGTCTATTCTTAAAGATTGTGAGAAATTTACAAATGACAACACCAATTCACCAGCTAGATTCCAACAACAACGTCGTAGTTTCAATTCCCCCCAATCTTGTTCTTCTGGCTTCGAATCACCGACATCAGCACCCACCGGTATGAGTTCATTTGATCTTAATATGAATGAGGAGGAAGTTCCTATTAATTTATCTAAAAGACCTATCGGTGTGAAAAAagcaaaaggaaaacaaaaaagtGATGAACAATTTAAGAAATTAATGGAACAAAGTCAAAAACTTGTTAACGTTATAGAAAATGGTAACTTTGAAAGAAATGAACTTCTGAGACAAAAGGTTGATGTGGCTAGAATGAGAGAAgagaataaaattttatttatggaTATGAATTCTATATCCGATCCAGAGTTTCGCCAATTTATTCAAAGCGAAAGGAGAAAAATTTATAGATCAAGAGCACAAACATCCGAACATGGAGAACAAGGAGAAGGATCTCAATATCAGGGATCTCAATATCGAGCATCTCAGTTCCAAAGATCTCAATATGAAGAAGAACACAGAGAAGGAGCTGAAGATGAACATCAACGATCTCAAAATCCTTCACAAGATTATAGTCAATATTATGACTATCTTGGCGGAACTgagaataatttttaa
- the LOC133814033 gene encoding uncharacterized protein LOC133814033 — translation MNSHYGSSSYLASSSSSSDDDDYYDDLEKQVVCQITANNNFCIAQHQNNEGSHRGSIPGHIVVNRDRENAYRNLFNDYFAENPRFSASMFRRRFRMGRALFFHIYDVVQRHDNYFVQRRDGLCKLGLSDLQKVTAVFRMLAYGVPADATDEYIKIGESTALESLKRFCRAVVEVFGARYLRSPNADDVARLLHIGESRGFPAAGVSPPANYVIKGKEYNMGYYLADGIYPKWSTIVQTIREPRDPKKQFFARKQEACRKDVERAFGVLQSRFAIVAGPSRLWNKRILHDIMTSCIIMHNMIIEDERDFNAPIEERFEVPDPEVEMVGNDDARFQEFLARHRKIKDKDAHIALRNALIEHLWDEYSIGKLV, via the exons ATGAATTCTCATTATGGTAGTTCATCTTATTTGGcatcgtcttcttcttcttcagatgaTGATGATTATTATGATGATCTAGAAAAACAAGTGGTATGTCAAATTACTGCTAACAACAATTTTTGCATCGCTCAACATCAAAATAACGAAGGGTCACACAGGGGCTCAATTCCTGGTCATATAGTAGTCAACCGTGACCGAGAAAATGCTTATCGCAATCTCTTCAACGACTATTTTGCAGAGAACCCTCGATTTTCTGCCTCGATGTTTCGCCGAAGATTCCGAATGGGTCGTGCTTTATTCTTTCATATTTATGATGTTGTACAAAGGCATGACAATTACTTCGTCCAACGAAGAGATGGACTCTGTAAGCTTGGGTTATCGGATCTACAAAAAGTAACAGCCGTATTTCGAATGTTGGCATATGGTGTACCGGCAGATGCTACCGACGAGTACATCAAAATAGGAGAATCTACTGCTTTGGAAAGTTTGAAACGATTTTGTCGTGCTGTTGTCGAGGTCTTTGGAGCCCGCTATCTCCGATCACCTAACGCTGATGATGTTGCAAGGCTACTACACATTGGTGAAAGTCGAGGTTTTCC TGCTGCGGGTGTTTCTCCACCCgctaattatgtcattaaaggGAAAGAGTATAATATGGGTTATTATTTAGCTGACGGTATATATCCAAAATGGTCTACTATCGTTCAAACCATTCGTGAGCCACGTGACCCGAAGAAACAATTTTTTGCTCGAAAACAAGAAGCATGTAGAAAAGATGTAGAACGTGCGTTTGGAGTATTACAATCAAGATTTGCCATTGTGGCAGGACCATCGCGTCTATGGAATAAGAGGATATTACATGATATAATGACTTCATGTATTATTATGCATAATATGATAATAGAAGATGAACGTGACTTTAATGCACCCATTGAAGAACGGTTCGAAGTGCCAGATCCAGAAGTTGAGATGGTGGGTAATGACGATGCTCGATTTCAAGAATTTCTAGCTCGACATAGAAAAATCAAAGATAAAGATGCTCACATTGCACTTCGAAATGCATTAATTGAACACTTGTGGGACGAATATAGTATCGGAAAAttagtttaa